In Arcanobacterium wilhelmae, the following are encoded in one genomic region:
- a CDS encoding UvrD-helicase domain-containing protein, with protein MKLTYEAFAQILENHPTEEQEKVIRSEEPSILVVAGAGSGKTATMSQRIAWHVARGHVRPDEVLGLTFTRKAAGELATRVMGQLAAVKARFGVGKDSEETSENDNKVADAIHASTARPTILTYNSFASQLASSYAMLIGEDPRSRLIQEAERWQIMEKIVSDSMDDVLLHAGYDPASDESPLADRSLSSIISDSLALSSSMIDNGVSTRELIKQLEEENAFASELAAVKFRVPPNTFAEAEENTGLPAKKAWDQLKKIGRTFAYRSLIVEFVERYFSYKKANSLAEFADQVAWASRILESHERVREEIAGRYRLVILDEYQDTSVNQARFLHLVFGGHAEGWRSICAVGDPNQAIYSWRGASANALSDFTRDFAVAPHARLTLSVAFRNGKNILDAANLLTHGQRGKLEYGERLTVKELVAGPVSRSSSVDWVHAPLRGESATALVKAVHAAMGKIDREQATKGGKPASAAILCRKRKYVPSIIAALEAEGVPYEAVGGQSLMERKEVRLVRALLTLTVSPARNSALVPLLNFFAIGTSDLRELGKVTRERKDQSLLASLEWILHNPADVRISEEGMSRLARLGTVLEQMRLRRLESVPQAVQSAIDLLDLEMYAAAMRRGNRMMSALGSFASMAHQYAATADSPSLEGFVAWIDLVEEKENQGEESTSAEAPMIDEEIVPEGGVVQVLTVHAAKGLEWDVVGVPEMNFHEFDTEKHAYDVWQTTSSMLPYPLRQDREYLPSFEVAGHFRPGEFERVARGYSVDKDADARETLKAMLVDLGSDYASYRYGEIPEHAAAEERRLAYVAFTRPKRVLILASYDFTDLASAKKFADAWEKKGEFAPPERGQFLTDVMELLPQSASGNIVAQDESAFRAWAHEVNLASVRVGQPVLAASEEFPTWPADVDRSLDRVQVKQRETLGLSDEERSALISQWNAIVEGFLPEQHQRAQVEKPHYTASDVVAVASDSSAFWRNLVRPIPMKPSPAGRLGTEVHAAIANFYDAPATLDLDSVWEFEQEETPAQKNEILLDRFRSSPYAKLQPLAIERALEIRIGGTTVRCVIDAVLDTSHLVDRAPVTIVDWKTGHRPSDALLEARVLQLQLYRLVWSRVHGVALSSIDAAFYYLGEENEENREFHPRLWSENEIIEQVAHLLHQDSQ; from the coding sequence AAGGTGGCCGACGCTATCCATGCTTCCACCGCTCGGCCCACGATCCTCACGTACAACTCGTTTGCCTCTCAACTGGCATCATCGTATGCGATGCTCATCGGCGAGGATCCACGTTCACGCCTGATTCAGGAAGCTGAACGATGGCAGATTATGGAAAAAATCGTGTCCGATTCGATGGACGACGTCCTCCTTCACGCCGGCTACGATCCCGCATCCGATGAGTCCCCGCTGGCAGATCGTTCACTGTCGAGCATTATTTCGGATTCGCTCGCGCTGTCGTCCTCCATGATTGACAACGGTGTATCCACACGTGAGCTGATCAAGCAGCTCGAAGAAGAGAATGCGTTCGCGTCGGAGCTGGCAGCTGTGAAGTTTCGCGTTCCACCGAACACTTTCGCCGAGGCGGAAGAAAACACTGGGTTGCCAGCGAAGAAAGCGTGGGATCAGCTCAAAAAGATTGGGCGAACATTCGCATACCGATCCCTCATAGTGGAATTTGTTGAACGGTATTTTAGCTATAAGAAGGCCAATTCACTTGCAGAATTTGCTGATCAGGTGGCGTGGGCGAGCCGGATTCTTGAATCCCACGAGCGTGTCCGAGAAGAAATCGCGGGCAGGTACAGGCTCGTTATTCTCGATGAATACCAAGACACTTCCGTCAACCAGGCGCGATTCCTTCACCTCGTTTTTGGCGGACATGCCGAAGGATGGCGCTCAATCTGCGCGGTTGGAGATCCGAATCAGGCGATCTACTCGTGGCGGGGTGCATCTGCGAACGCGCTGTCCGATTTCACCCGTGATTTTGCTGTGGCTCCTCACGCCAGGCTGACGCTGTCGGTTGCTTTCAGAAACGGCAAGAATATTCTCGATGCGGCGAATCTCCTCACCCATGGTCAACGCGGGAAGCTTGAATATGGCGAGCGGCTCACAGTGAAAGAACTCGTTGCCGGGCCAGTTTCGCGGTCGAGCTCCGTTGACTGGGTTCATGCGCCGCTTCGCGGCGAATCTGCCACAGCACTGGTGAAGGCGGTTCACGCCGCAATGGGGAAAATCGATCGTGAGCAGGCAACGAAAGGCGGAAAACCGGCGTCGGCGGCAATCTTGTGTCGCAAACGTAAATACGTGCCCTCGATCATTGCCGCCCTCGAAGCAGAAGGCGTGCCCTACGAAGCAGTCGGCGGGCAATCGTTGATGGAGCGCAAAGAGGTAAGGCTCGTTCGCGCCCTTCTCACCTTGACCGTCAGCCCTGCACGTAACTCTGCGCTCGTTCCGCTCCTGAACTTCTTTGCCATTGGCACATCTGATCTGCGCGAACTCGGCAAGGTGACGCGCGAACGCAAGGACCAGTCGCTACTCGCATCGTTGGAATGGATCCTGCACAATCCCGCCGATGTCCGCATCAGTGAGGAAGGCATGAGTCGTCTCGCTCGGCTTGGCACCGTGCTCGAGCAGATGCGCCTCCGGCGCCTCGAATCAGTGCCGCAGGCTGTCCAGAGCGCGATCGACCTGCTCGATCTTGAGATGTACGCTGCAGCGATGCGTCGAGGAAACCGGATGATGAGCGCGCTCGGGTCCTTCGCCTCAATGGCGCATCAGTATGCGGCAACCGCCGATTCGCCATCGCTCGAAGGATTCGTTGCTTGGATTGACCTCGTCGAAGAGAAAGAAAATCAAGGAGAAGAGAGCACCTCGGCCGAAGCCCCGATGATTGATGAAGAGATCGTCCCCGAGGGTGGTGTGGTCCAGGTACTCACCGTGCACGCTGCGAAAGGGCTCGAGTGGGATGTCGTTGGCGTTCCGGAAATGAATTTTCACGAATTCGACACCGAAAAGCACGCTTACGATGTCTGGCAAACGACCAGCTCGATGCTTCCATACCCGCTTCGGCAGGATCGTGAGTATCTACCGTCTTTCGAAGTGGCCGGTCACTTCCGGCCGGGGGAGTTCGAGCGCGTGGCTCGTGGATATTCGGTCGACAAGGACGCGGATGCGCGAGAGACGCTCAAAGCGATGCTGGTGGATCTTGGAAGCGACTATGCGAGTTACCGGTATGGAGAAATCCCCGAGCATGCTGCCGCTGAGGAGCGTCGCCTCGCATACGTAGCGTTCACCCGCCCGAAGCGTGTCCTGATCCTCGCTAGCTACGATTTCACCGATCTTGCGAGCGCGAAGAAGTTTGCGGACGCCTGGGAGAAAAAGGGCGAATTCGCACCTCCCGAGCGTGGGCAGTTCCTTACCGACGTCATGGAATTGTTACCGCAGAGCGCATCAGGCAACATCGTCGCCCAAGACGAATCTGCATTCCGCGCGTGGGCTCACGAGGTGAATCTGGCATCTGTCAGAGTCGGACAACCGGTGCTCGCGGCATCTGAAGAGTTTCCCACATGGCCTGCTGACGTGGATCGTTCCCTGGACAGAGTGCAGGTGAAGCAACGCGAAACGCTTGGTCTTTCCGACGAGGAACGCTCCGCGCTCATTTCACAGTGGAATGCGATCGTCGAGGGGTTTCTCCCTGAACAACATCAGCGCGCCCAGGTTGAGAAGCCTCACTACACTGCGTCCGACGTAGTGGCCGTAGCGAGCGATTCGTCCGCGTTCTGGAGGAATCTTGTTCGCCCGATTCCGATGAAGCCCTCGCCCGCAGGGCGCCTAGGTACTGAAGTACATGCGGCAATCGCCAATTTTTACGATGCGCCGGCCACACTCGATCTCGATTCTGTGTGGGAATTCGAGCAGGAAGAGACTCCTGCTCAGAAGAATGAGATTCTGCTCGATCGTTTCCGTAGCTCGCCATATGCGAAGCTCCAGCCGCTGGCGATCGAGCGCGCACTCGAAATCCGTATCGGTGGAACCACTGTCAGGTGCGTGATCGACGCTGTCCTTGACACGTCGCATCTCGTCGATCGTGCCCCGGTGACGATCGTGGATTGGAAGACGGGGCACAGACCAAGCGATGCCCTCCTTGAGGCGCGAGTGCTTCAGCTCCAGCTGTACCGGCTCGTATGGTCCAGAGTGCATGGCGTTGCACTGAGCTCAATCGATGCTGCGTTCTACTATCTCGGCGAGGAGAACGAAGAAAATCGCGAGTTTCATCCGAGGCTGTGGAGCGAGAATGAAATTATCGAGCAGGTTGCTCATCTTCTTCATCAAGATTCGCAGTAG
- a CDS encoding phosphotransferase: MKTTPLHLAALAVAAIDGLEAVGTRAPYRKTPDFQFGGVVDARGRNWVVKVPLHTHAATTLEAEVSVAKALAEEVADGNLPFDILRPAGFAAVPTGRALVFPAPLGKPRRFDRLGEVASHELGRTLSAIHSLPIDVATRSGLPVYDSLLLRTRLRAELADINESSPLPPALMRRWEAAIANDSLWNFHTVFVHGDVAEENFFWGGGQVTTVMGFGDAHVGDPAEDFAGLITILNDDEFAAVIESYGHGLESDSSFMTRTILLSEIALARWLGFGVRTQDPDVIEDATSMLDDLAGEVAGDPLLATGPTWESEPVESDEFAAADEASFTSVTHNAEDEGELVELPTGDSSAPSLSVVETSDSPHLPTANLDEEDEQPAR, from the coding sequence GTGAAGACTACTCCCCTGCATCTTGCCGCACTCGCTGTCGCCGCTATCGACGGCCTCGAAGCCGTCGGAACCCGCGCGCCCTACCGCAAAACTCCTGATTTCCAGTTCGGGGGCGTCGTCGATGCGCGAGGCCGCAACTGGGTAGTCAAAGTACCGCTCCACACTCATGCCGCAACCACCCTCGAAGCTGAAGTTTCCGTAGCAAAAGCCCTTGCTGAAGAAGTCGCTGACGGCAACCTTCCCTTTGATATTCTGCGCCCCGCGGGATTCGCCGCCGTGCCAACCGGGCGCGCCTTAGTTTTCCCTGCGCCTTTGGGTAAACCTCGCCGCTTCGACCGACTCGGCGAGGTAGCAAGCCACGAGCTTGGCCGCACGCTGAGCGCAATCCATTCCCTTCCCATCGACGTCGCCACCCGCTCCGGCCTGCCCGTTTATGATTCACTTCTACTGCGAACACGGCTACGCGCCGAACTCGCCGACATCAACGAAAGTTCCCCTCTCCCGCCCGCATTGATGCGCCGTTGGGAAGCTGCGATCGCCAATGATTCACTGTGGAACTTTCACACTGTCTTCGTCCACGGAGACGTTGCTGAGGAAAACTTCTTCTGGGGCGGCGGCCAGGTGACAACCGTTATGGGATTCGGTGATGCCCACGTGGGAGACCCAGCGGAGGATTTCGCAGGTCTCATCACGATCCTCAATGACGACGAGTTCGCGGCAGTCATCGAATCCTATGGGCATGGCCTCGAATCGGATTCCTCGTTCATGACCCGAACTATCCTCCTGTCTGAGATTGCCTTGGCGCGCTGGCTCGGCTTTGGCGTACGCACACAGGATCCCGACGTGATCGAGGACGCCACATCCATGCTCGACGATCTCGCTGGCGAGGTTGCAGGAGATCCGCTACTTGCGACCGGCCCAACCTGGGAATCCGAACCCGTGGAAAGCGACGAGTTTGCAGCTGCGGACGAGGCCAGCTTCACATCTGTTACCCACAACGCGGAAGATGAAGGTGAACTCGTTGAGTTGCCAACGGGAGATTCTTCCGCTCCTTCGCTGAGCGTGGTGGAGACGAGCGATTCACCGCACCTTCCTACTGCGAATCTTGATGAAGAAGATGAGCAACCTGCTCGATAA
- a CDS encoding CpaF family protein: protein MGAIQWLDRRVREMVREQRVDPMRRPEQLEELIESAVAEYEGLTIAGAVEPIGDDAGVRRVLRDEIGGFGQIQPLIDDPEIEEIWLNSPGKVFYSKGGSTTLSSIVLRSDQVRQLVERMLLASGRRLDLSSPFVDAALHSGERLHVVIPDITREHWSVNIRKYVVQARSLEMLVERGMLTGEAARFLALAMDSGLNVVVSGATQAGKTTMLRALLGEVRADERIVSAEEVFELNLDHRDVVAMQTRPANIEGRGEVTLRRLVKEALRMRPERIVIGEVRQAEAFDMLIALNSGIPGACTVHANSAREAVNKLCVLPLLAGENVSTDFVVPTVASSIDVVVHVRRDRSGNRQVTEIVGLTGRVEGSTVEISELFVDRGGGLVRGLGEIPKPELFERAGHDMGGVRWGSPLGV, encoded by the coding sequence ATGGGTGCGATTCAGTGGCTCGATCGGCGTGTGCGTGAAATGGTCCGCGAGCAACGCGTGGATCCGATGCGCCGGCCAGAACAGCTGGAAGAACTGATCGAAAGTGCGGTCGCAGAGTACGAAGGCTTGACGATTGCAGGTGCAGTGGAACCGATTGGCGACGACGCCGGTGTGCGGCGCGTGTTGCGGGATGAGATTGGCGGTTTTGGCCAGATTCAGCCGTTGATTGACGATCCGGAGATCGAAGAAATCTGGCTGAATTCACCGGGGAAAGTCTTCTATTCGAAAGGCGGATCCACAACTCTGTCGTCGATCGTGTTGCGCTCCGATCAAGTGCGTCAGCTCGTGGAACGCATGTTGCTCGCATCCGGGCGTCGTCTGGACCTGTCTTCGCCGTTTGTTGATGCAGCGCTTCATTCAGGCGAGCGCCTGCACGTGGTGATTCCGGATATTACGCGAGAGCACTGGAGCGTGAATATTCGAAAGTACGTGGTCCAGGCGCGCAGTCTCGAAATGCTTGTTGAGCGCGGGATGCTCACGGGTGAGGCGGCCAGATTCCTTGCGCTCGCGATGGATTCAGGCCTGAATGTGGTGGTTTCTGGGGCGACCCAAGCGGGTAAAACTACGATGTTGCGTGCTCTTCTCGGTGAGGTCCGCGCTGATGAGCGCATTGTCAGTGCGGAGGAAGTGTTCGAGCTCAACCTTGACCACCGAGATGTTGTTGCTATGCAGACGCGTCCGGCAAATATCGAGGGCCGTGGCGAAGTGACGTTGCGCCGGCTCGTGAAGGAAGCACTGCGTATGCGCCCGGAGCGGATCGTGATTGGCGAGGTACGGCAAGCCGAAGCGTTCGACATGTTGATCGCTTTGAACTCGGGGATTCCGGGCGCGTGCACGGTCCACGCGAATTCAGCACGTGAGGCGGTGAATAAGTTGTGTGTGTTGCCGTTGCTCGCGGGCGAGAACGTCAGCACAGATTTCGTGGTGCCCACCGTGGCGTCGAGCATCGACGTTGTGGTGCACGTTCGACGTGATCGCTCTGGGAACCGGCAGGTTACTGAAATCGTTGGTCTCACTGGCCGTGTTGAAGGATCCACAGTCGAAATTTCTGAACTCTTTGTTGATCGAGGCGGCGGGCTCGTACGTGGGCTCGGTGAGATCCCGAAGCCGGAGTTGTTCGAACGAGCCGGTCACGACATGGGAGGTGTGCGATGGGGTTCGCCGTTGGGAGTCTGA
- a CDS encoding type II secretion system F family protein, translated as MGFAVGSLIGLGLFIAGLAIISPRPAVALGKVQAVARREATGFASALGAFLVSFLIVGSAVFSIVVAVAGGFVPRVLRERSRRRRVEAMRAAWPEALDEVVSAVRSGLSVGEALGGLGTRGPDILKEPFAHFAYAVRASGRLDLCLDDVKAKLADPLADRVIEAMRIAAMLGGADLGKSLSTLAALVREENRARGELLARQSWTTNGARLAACAPWILLALLATREGTLEAYSTPTGVAVLVGGFIVTVGAYLLMVRLGRLPAEERILTREVVA; from the coding sequence ATGGGGTTCGCCGTTGGGAGTCTGATCGGGCTGGGTTTGTTCATCGCAGGGCTCGCAATCATCTCTCCGCGGCCAGCGGTGGCCTTAGGGAAAGTACAGGCGGTTGCACGCCGTGAGGCGACGGGTTTTGCCTCAGCATTGGGGGCGTTCCTTGTGTCGTTCCTGATCGTGGGGTCTGCTGTGTTCTCAATTGTTGTTGCCGTTGCAGGTGGTTTCGTCCCACGGGTATTACGCGAGCGTTCGCGCCGGCGGCGGGTGGAGGCGATGCGTGCGGCATGGCCGGAGGCCTTGGACGAGGTGGTGTCCGCGGTCCGTTCTGGTTTATCCGTCGGGGAGGCCTTGGGCGGGCTTGGCACGCGAGGGCCCGACATTTTGAAGGAGCCCTTTGCCCATTTTGCCTACGCGGTGCGAGCGAGCGGCCGGTTGGATCTGTGTTTGGATGACGTCAAGGCGAAGCTTGCTGATCCTCTCGCGGATCGCGTGATCGAGGCGATGCGCATTGCGGCCATGTTGGGTGGGGCGGATCTTGGCAAGTCCCTGTCGACGTTGGCTGCGCTGGTTCGGGAAGAAAATCGCGCTCGCGGTGAGCTCCTTGCCCGCCAATCGTGGACGACGAACGGCGCGCGGCTTGCCGCATGCGCCCCGTGGATTCTCTTGGCACTTCTCGCAACGCGCGAGGGCACCCTCGAGGCGTACTCGACTCCCACTGGTGTCGCAGTGTTGGTCGGCGGTTTTATTGTCACTGTTGGCGCCTATCTGTTGATGGTCCGTCTTGGAAGATTGCCTGCGGAGGAGCGGATATTGACGCGCGAGGTAGTGGCATGA
- a CDS encoding type II secretion system F family protein: MRRALWYVVERLGSTRSSVERRLRTLGHQTVSDFRVKQLQWAGIGVVGGVVLAFSLVVRGVPVAVCLLVVAGSAVGGMLAADSRLTTQVRKRSEAYTRELPDAVELMALAVGSGESIRGAVERVARIHNGVFGDELLRMLDDVHAGKPLAAALDEMGKRSTNANVARFVDATVGAIEQGSGLAGALNAQARDSRDAARRALLEKGGRAEIAMMIPVVFFILPITVLFTIFPALGALSLM; the protein is encoded by the coding sequence GTGCGCCGTGCTTTGTGGTACGTGGTCGAACGGCTGGGGTCGACGCGTTCGTCGGTGGAGCGCCGGTTGCGCACGCTTGGTCATCAGACGGTTTCGGATTTTCGTGTGAAACAGCTTCAGTGGGCGGGCATCGGCGTAGTTGGTGGTGTTGTTCTCGCGTTTTCCTTGGTGGTCCGGGGCGTCCCTGTGGCAGTGTGCCTGCTCGTGGTGGCAGGAAGCGCTGTTGGAGGAATGCTGGCCGCGGATTCTCGGCTCACCACTCAGGTCCGAAAACGGAGCGAGGCATACACGCGCGAGTTGCCGGACGCTGTCGAATTGATGGCGCTCGCAGTTGGTTCGGGGGAGTCGATCCGTGGTGCAGTGGAGCGTGTGGCGCGGATCCACAATGGGGTATTTGGGGATGAGCTCTTGCGCATGCTCGACGACGTTCACGCCGGTAAGCCTCTGGCTGCAGCTTTGGATGAGATGGGCAAGCGTTCGACGAACGCGAATGTTGCACGATTTGTTGATGCGACCGTTGGTGCGATCGAGCAGGGCAGTGGCCTTGCGGGGGCTCTCAATGCTCAGGCGAGGGATTCCCGGGATGCGGCCCGCCGTGCGCTCCTTGAAAAGGGTGGCCGGGCGGAGATCGCAATGATGATCCCGGTGGTGTTTTTCATTTTGCCGATCACCGTGCTGTTCACGATTTTTCCGGCGCTCGGTGCGCTGAGCTTGATGTAA
- the prfB gene encoding peptide chain release factor 2 encodes MATDFQTEIASLRRVLDQIEAVTNIPVLKEQIASLTEESAKPDLWDDPDKAQDVTSRLSHAQSELERIRKMEGRIDDLATLVEMAQEESATDPEMGAELIAEAEGELTKLSEDLSAMEVKTLLSGEYDERNAVVTIRSGAGGVDAADFAQMLQRMYLRWAERHGYKTKVMDTSYAEEAGIKSTTFEVQAPYAYGTLSVEAGTHRLVRISPFDNQGRRQTSFAAVEVIPLIETTDHIEIPETDLKIDVFRSSGPGGQSVNTTDSAVRMTHIPTGIVVSMQDEKSQIQNRASALRVLQSKLLQLRHEEEQAKKKELAGDVKASWGDQMRSYVLHPYQMVKDLRTNYEVGNTDSVFDGDIDGFIDAGIRWRQSHKDSDE; translated from the coding sequence GTGGCCACAGATTTTCAAACAGAAATTGCATCCCTTCGCCGCGTTCTCGATCAGATCGAAGCGGTGACGAACATCCCTGTCCTCAAAGAGCAGATCGCGAGCCTCACTGAGGAATCCGCAAAGCCAGATTTGTGGGACGATCCGGACAAGGCGCAGGACGTCACGTCGCGCCTGTCGCACGCCCAGTCGGAGCTTGAGCGCATCAGGAAGATGGAAGGTCGTATCGACGATCTGGCAACTCTTGTCGAGATGGCGCAGGAAGAGAGCGCAACGGATCCTGAGATGGGTGCCGAACTGATCGCAGAAGCCGAGGGCGAGTTGACCAAGCTTTCTGAGGATTTATCCGCGATGGAAGTGAAAACACTTCTGTCGGGCGAGTACGACGAGCGTAACGCCGTCGTGACGATCCGCTCGGGCGCGGGCGGCGTGGATGCTGCAGACTTCGCGCAGATGCTCCAGCGCATGTACCTGCGCTGGGCAGAGCGTCACGGATACAAAACCAAGGTGATGGACACCTCCTACGCTGAGGAAGCAGGAATCAAATCCACCACCTTCGAGGTGCAGGCTCCATACGCGTATGGCACGCTCTCGGTCGAGGCGGGCACTCACCGCCTCGTCCGTATCTCGCCGTTCGACAACCAGGGCCGGCGCCAGACTTCATTCGCTGCCGTCGAGGTAATCCCGCTGATTGAAACCACCGATCATATCGAGATCCCAGAAACCGACCTCAAGATCGATGTTTTCCGTTCCTCTGGTCCGGGTGGGCAGTCGGTGAACACCACTGATTCGGCTGTGCGAATGACCCACATCCCCACTGGCATCGTGGTGTCGATGCAGGATGAGAAGTCGCAGATCCAAAACCGTGCCTCGGCTCTTCGAGTGCTCCAGTCGAAGCTCCTCCAGCTCCGCCACGAGGAAGAGCAGGCGAAGAAGAAAGAGCTCGCTGGCGATGTGAAGGCCTCGTGGGGCGATCAGATGCGCTCCTACGTTCTCCACCCGTACCAGATGGTGAAGGATTTGCGCACCAACTACGAAGTGGGTAACACCGACTCGGTGTTCGACGGCGATATTGATGGATTCATCGACGCCGGTATTCGCTGGCGGCAATCACATAAGGATTCGGACGAATAG
- the ftsE gene encoding cell division ATP-binding protein FtsE — MITFENVTKVYQKGAAPALNQVSLNIDRGDFVFLVGASGSGKSTMLSLIVAEERATSGKVHVLGKDLAGVSARKVPHLRRQIGTVFQDFRLLPDMNVFDNVALAMKVTGKPRHAIAKQVPQVLELVGLDGKEKRRMYELSGGERQRVAIARAMVNRPDLLLADEPTGNLDRNTSLGIMRLLDRINRQGTTVVMATHDQEIVNQMRKRVIELVDGKVVRDQERGVYGGTL, encoded by the coding sequence ATGATCACTTTTGAAAATGTCACGAAGGTGTACCAGAAGGGCGCGGCGCCCGCGCTCAATCAGGTGAGCCTGAATATTGATCGCGGAGATTTTGTGTTCCTTGTGGGCGCATCCGGTTCCGGGAAGTCCACGATGCTGTCGCTGATCGTGGCTGAGGAGCGCGCGACGTCGGGGAAGGTTCACGTGCTGGGGAAGGACCTTGCGGGCGTGTCCGCTCGGAAGGTGCCGCACCTGCGTCGTCAGATCGGTACCGTGTTCCAGGATTTCCGTCTGCTTCCGGATATGAACGTTTTTGACAACGTGGCCCTCGCGATGAAGGTGACGGGCAAGCCGCGCCACGCGATCGCGAAGCAGGTTCCGCAGGTTCTTGAACTGGTGGGCTTGGACGGCAAGGAGAAGCGTCGCATGTACGAGCTCTCGGGCGGCGAACGCCAGCGTGTGGCGATTGCGCGCGCGATGGTGAACCGTCCAGACCTCCTCCTCGCCGACGAACCTACGGGAAACCTTGATCGCAATACGTCGCTGGGAATCATGCGCCTCCTGGATCGAATCAACCGCCAGGGCACCACGGTTGTGATGGCGACCCACGATCAGGAGATCGTGAACCAGATGCGCAAGCGCGTGATCGAGCTGGTTGATGGCAAGGTTGTGCGTGACCAGGAGCGCGGCGTGTACGGAGGTACCCTCTGA
- the ftsX gene encoding permease-like cell division protein FtsX: MAIRFLLSQAFKGLRRNASMAASVALVTFVSLLFLGSAVLLQGQISNMKNDWYDKVEVSAFMCPTKSTSAQCAGGEATAEQIDSIGNLLKSTELKPYVEKVYFETKEDALKSFQKQMAGTNWVQSLTADEMQASYRVKLVNPEQYKIVAEALSGQPGVESVVDQREQLEPLFNMLNRLTYVAGILAGVMIVTGLLLIPSTIRLSAMFRRNETQIMRFVGASNMFIQAPFILESAIAALFGSLLAVGALYVAVEVFISRWFSSQLIDVVSGGDVLVMAPFLIIGAVVVSVLASFVALRRYTRV; the protein is encoded by the coding sequence ATGGCTATTCGTTTTTTGCTTTCCCAGGCGTTCAAGGGGCTGCGCCGCAACGCCTCGATGGCGGCGTCGGTTGCGCTCGTCACGTTCGTGTCGCTTCTCTTCCTTGGCTCGGCGGTTCTGCTCCAGGGCCAGATTTCGAATATGAAGAACGACTGGTACGACAAGGTGGAGGTTTCTGCCTTCATGTGTCCGACGAAGTCGACGTCGGCGCAGTGCGCTGGTGGTGAGGCGACGGCGGAGCAGATCGATTCAATTGGGAACCTGCTCAAGTCCACAGAACTGAAGCCATACGTGGAGAAGGTCTACTTTGAAACGAAGGAAGACGCTCTGAAGTCGTTCCAGAAGCAGATGGCGGGCACGAACTGGGTCCAGTCCCTCACTGCGGACGAGATGCAGGCGTCCTACCGTGTAAAGCTGGTCAACCCGGAGCAGTACAAGATCGTTGCGGAGGCGCTGAGCGGTCAGCCCGGCGTCGAATCAGTGGTTGACCAGCGCGAGCAGCTCGAGCCATTGTTTAACATGCTCAACCGCCTCACGTACGTTGCGGGTATCCTTGCGGGCGTCATGATCGTGACCGGCCTGCTCCTGATCCCATCAACGATTCGCCTCTCGGCAATGTTCCGCCGCAACGAAACACAGATTATGCGTTTCGTGGGTGCGTCAAACATGTTCATTCAGGCGCCGTTCATCCTTGAAAGCGCGATCGCTGCACTGTTTGGTTCACTGCTGGCAGTGGGTGCACTGTACGTGGCCGTTGAGGTATTTATTTCGCGCTGGTTCTCCTCACAACTGATCGACGTCGTCTCCGGAGGCGATGTGCTGGTGATGGCTCCGTTCTTGATTATTGGCGCAGTAGTGGTATCGGTCTTGGCCTCGTTCGTCGCGCTTCGTCGATACACTCGAGTGTGA